The DNA region GCAGCCCTATGGAGACAGGGGGTATAATAAACCTTAAAAGAAATGATAAATAGGAGACTATGCAACTTGATATGACACAAGGCAACCCAAAGGCACTGAGAAAAGAAAATCTCGGTGTTTTTGTTTATATAGAAACACTATCAGATATACTGATACAGTGGAAAAACAATACTCTTCGAGGTTGATGTGTGAATTATAATTTGTTATTATATCAGTTAGAATGACGGGAGTTTCCATCTTATAAAAGTTCCCGTCCCTAAAATCTATGTCTATATGACGAGGAGGTTTTGGCATGGTTGACAAAAAGCAATGGATGAGACCTGCCAGCAGCGGTGAGGGAAAAATCTTCTCACGGCTGTGGGCGGGTGAGGAAAAACGTGCTGTTTTGCAGATAGCACACGGAATGGCCGAGCACAGCGCACGGTATGATGACTTCGCCTGTTTTATGGCGGAACACGGATATGTGGTATGCATGAACGACCATGCAGGACACGGTCCCTACGCCAAAATAAAGGGGCATTTTGCAGATAAGAACGGCTGGGAACATGTGATACAGGATATGAAGAATCTGATGGATGAGGTTTCCGAGCAATACCTTGGACTGCCGGTTTTTCTAATGGGACATAGTATGGGGTCTTTTCTATCTCGGTCTTACATTATACGTAATGGCGGGCTGGCTGGTTGTGTGCTGGCTGGAACTATGGGACCTAATAGGGGAGTTCGTTTTGCTCGTATGCTGGCTGTAATGCAAAAGAAGTTAAAGGGGCCAAAATCACCCGGGAAATTCCTGGATAAACTGGGAACTGGGAACTATAATAAACGTATTTCTAACCCAGTGAATAATTTCGCATGGCTTTCCACGGTGGACGAAGTGTGTATCGCCTATGGGGAAGATGAATACTGTGGTTTTGAATTTACTGCGGCTGGCTATTACGATATGTGTTCCGGATTGATGGAAATAAATTCGTCCGGCTGGGCGGCGAAGGTACCAAAGGATTTACCCCTCTACTTATTTGCCGGTGATGAGGATCCAGTAGGTAATTATGGTAAGGGGCCAAGGGAAGTTTATGATGCACTGGTGGCG from Alkaliphilus flagellatus includes:
- a CDS encoding alpha/beta fold hydrolase, with product MVDKKQWMRPASSGEGKIFSRLWAGEEKRAVLQIAHGMAEHSARYDDFACFMAEHGYVVCMNDHAGHGPYAKIKGHFADKNGWEHVIQDMKNLMDEVSEQYLGLPVFLMGHSMGSFLSRSYIIRNGGLAGCVLAGTMGPNRGVRFARMLAVMQKKLKGPKSPGKFLDKLGTGNYNKRISNPVNNFAWLSTVDEVCIAYGEDEYCGFEFTAAGYYDMCSGLMEINSSGWAAKVPKDLPLYLFAGDEDPVGNYGKGPREVYDALVATGHDAQLKLYPGKRHEMLNESNKQEVYNDVLDWLDKHIS